Within the Rosa rugosa chromosome 2, drRosRugo1.1, whole genome shotgun sequence genome, the region attttatttcaaCTTTCTGGGGATCGATTGCTGAAATCAAGTTGGTGAGTACATGGGGAAGCAAATAAAGCAGCTTCACTCTGCAATTGACTTGGCCGAAATCTGAAAACAGAGGCAATCCATGTTAGTGTTGAAGAAACAAACAAGGAACAGAACTCACCGATACCAGGATCTCAATGATGATCTTCTTAGGTTCAATCACTGCCATGGTTTCAGCCTCCTACTCAGTGCTGAAATTGGGGATCTTGGATTAGAGATGATAGGCATAGACCCATACAAAATTCAATCAATAAGCCATAACCAGAAAACCATAGACAACAAAAATCATCCAATTTTTCTCCCGCATATATATCGAATAGAGccatcaaagaaaataaaataacaaacacTAAAATGGTACCTGATTGTGTTCTCGCTGGAGCTTCTCCATGGTCTCGGGTTGAAGCACGAGGAACGAGTTTTAATGGTCGATGGCTTCTTTCATCCGAGGTGATTCGCAACCTCGCTCTCTACAAACACAGTATGAAATCTCTTCAATCCCTTGCTGCAAAGAAAAACCACAATTGCATAAGAAATCACAATCCCCAATTCAAAAATAGAGGGTAGGTTAAATTGATAGACCAGAGTTGAATCTGATAGGGGGATCCGGGATTTATTCCTTACAATTCAGACTATCCAGGTTAATTGATCATGGTGAATATGGAGTACGACGGCAACTCCGACCCTGAGAGCGGAGATGAGGACGGATCTGACGGAGGTGAGGAAGACGACGAAGACGCTGAGGCCGACGAGGCCCTTTAGGGTTTGGGTGTCGGAGAAAGTCCGGCCGAAGATAACGAGGGGCTGATCGGTGGGGCGGAAGAGGTAGAGGAAGAGCCAGGCGGCGAGGAGGCCGAGGGAGAAGGGGTGGGTGAAGAGGGAGACGGCGACAATGAGGGCGACGACGGCGAGGTAGTTGACGCGGAAGTAGGAGTAGTTCTTGCGGACGCGGAGGGTGGCGTCGGAGAACGACTCGGGCTTGGAGAAGGCGGAGCGGTCGGCAAGCTCTGCCCAGGGGCGGCGCTGGGAGAGGCCGTTGCGGACAGTGTCGGTGATGTGGTTGATGAAGGCGCGGAAGACCATGGTGGCGATCCGAGGCTGGGAGGCCTGGGAATCGATGGATCCGGCGGCGGCGACAGAGGTGGTGGAGATCGGGAGGACGGGTGGGACGGTGGTTGACATTGTCGGTGGATCGGGATCTGAAATTGTATCAAGTATTTTTGTGAAGATCTGGGGAGAGCTTTTTGGGTTTATAAGGGAATTTGTGATTGAAGAATCGGAGGAAGGTCGATGGAAATAGACGCAGtaagacgagagagagagagagagagagagatggtttATTTTtccagaagaagagaaagagataaGAGTCTGAGATGCTGAAAATATGGGTGTTGATCAATTAAAGGTGTGGACTGTGGTCATCCCTGTTCGTGACTTGAT harbors:
- the LOC133733437 gene encoding PRA1 family protein B4-like; this translates as MSTTVPPVLPISTTSVAAAGSIDSQASQPRIATMVFRAFINHITDTVRNGLSQRRPWAELADRSAFSKPESFSDATLRVRKNYSYFRVNYLAVVALIVAVSLFTHPFSLGLLAAWLFLYLFRPTDQPLVIFGRTFSDTQTLKGLVGLSVFVVFLTSVRSVLISALRVGVAVVLHIHHDQLTWIV